A genome region from Tenrec ecaudatus isolate mTenEca1 chromosome 13, mTenEca1.hap1, whole genome shotgun sequence includes the following:
- the SGO2 gene encoding shugoshin 2 isoform X2, whose protein sequence is MESSSVLETGPLFTSGIKRYVKDRKISKTAKLNVSLASKIKTKIINNSSILKISLKHNNRALAQALSREKENSRSLTTEKMLLQKEVEKLNFENTFLRLKLNNLNKKLIEIEALMNNNLITAIEMSSLSEFHQSPFVLPSSQKTPVSTQHKLARLPFARVPLTSNDDDDNDDDRENMQKDSNFMSPATPDPYSLVSTKQPLSAQYPLEVTLLKEKKQNLQDLEDADILSKESHPHSEQSSQSALASEARPVQSVSHRKGQRSPSKVTERKKPVPARVSNEPTANTPCVAALDPQLLPSADVPWREEIPDQTQEANMKLPGEVQCLPASSSQSAGEPATEGVHRVQGNDDLQLQKTVYYDADMDLTAGEVSKIITVSTRIQTRSNKDTNGSEMKTFRRVKDSNSRKRTERLKGQVKSGIDVASEEKNENRPESSVVANGNGASEDPGFICDSEQLTQVTVLQQGTLRHDLDEDDRQSIQYNEKKRTPLLSEQEETCASSHSSDKSQQETHRDTGQLSSTFPKSRASRQTFVISKFEKGNLLLNQKDKETICEKLEIPNEFPAADLSTKDHGNLHAHETRNMCVVKEPVADKPSQQNASKANKKLRQKANRKTEIISHTKQRSENYDDSGPELELEDVFFQTQQTKETVPGNVGVSSEFRAPAPSIRDDRNLCHWGVQNGNLDDYGTQNMLGLKKRVTNMQPDQQNELKVNKKVRQKTNRKTEVISKINQIHKGNVNGTHDPEIEDFFFHAPKNKETIAGNTKVSSEFQTLALSPQDNGNLYNWEIPNVLGLQKQIIDMYPVEKNESKVNKKLRQKVSRKTEIISETNHVDNDKGVHCPGNDSFVFLNQKEKAALLENLEDSSGFHTPALSTKDTGNLCDDGTQTGLGVEKPAPDMQTAGQNESKIHKKLGKKVGRKTEVISEMNQINENNLERGNLFSVTQKEDKTIPEKLEDANEFQRADSAPSGNRPICEYDTQSVLGLRKHVPAQQKEQKVSKKPRQKANRKTEVISEVNQITDYNNQYACAPVKGDSFSLTPREKEDFLEDLEITNEFQTTHLATKENRNVYDYGTQNMWGLKKRAPDKQPAQQHDSKVNKKCRQSRKTEIISEINQIYEDNDKDMHSPDRHTNHLDFKISKSKRRRESQDINNRPCVEINSNEKENWDHISNPYQLVKKHRKESCSKAKTIVANSKHNPALPITGSSQNSLSVELGLQQATSESDSNSRKELELPKNPRQSTTTVNKKRECPFVEVREGGCQDQKANKMTSRSKKRKTVCSPSGSLEVMERRSSTLQGKAVQLEQVDKDKNLDIENIINTKLDFHRKKSKPLSQIRLPQRQESSFKAVLADSVPLSFSPRRCSITGSFDLADTSVLEAGSDVPVKKGEVRGTVSRRTHQSAAGYRMLQDLTNTSFVSNHTPTSEHVAEDVASELPGRRRRCVPLSLKEPSLKGKMRR, encoded by the exons TTCCATCAGAGCCCCTTTGTGCTGCCAAGCAGCCAGAAGACACCAGTCAGTACGCAGCACAAGCTGGCACGCCTTCCATTTGCAAG GGTTCCATTAACGTcaaatgatgatgatgacaatgaTGACGATCGAGAGAACATGCAGAAAGATAGCAACTTTATGTCACCGGCAACACCTGATCCTTACTCTTTGGTATCAACAAAGCAACCTTTATCAGCCCAATATCCCCTGGAAGTAACACTTCTTAAAGAAAAGAAGCAGAATTTGCAGGATTTAGAGGATGCAGATATACTTTCCAAAg AAAGCCATCCCCATTCAGAGCAAAGTTCTCAGAGTGCCCTGGCGAGTGAGGCACGCCCTGTGCAGTCTGTCAGCCACAGAAAGGGTCAGCGCTCTCCGAGTAAGGTGACGGAAAGAAAGAAGCCCGTGCCAGCGAGAGTGTCCAATGAGCCCACTGCAAACACCCCTTGTGTGGCAGCGTTAGATCCACAACTGCTTCCAAGTGCAGATGTCCCCTGGAGGGAGGAGATTCCTGACCAAACTCAGGAGGCCAATATGAAACTCCCAGGAGAGGTACAGTGCCTTCCTGCCTCGTCTTCCCAGTCTGCGGGTGAGCCTGCCACTGAGGGTGTTCACAGAGTCCAGGGGAACGATGACTTACAATTGCAGAAAACGGTGTATTACGATGCTGACATGGATTTAACTGCTGGTGAAGTAAGCAAGATTATTACAGTTTCAACACGCATCCAAACTAGAAGTAATAAAGACACAAATGGCTCTGAAATGAAAACTTTCAGAAGGGTGAAAGATTCAAACTCTAGAAAAAGGACAGAAAGATTAAAAGGACAAGTGAAGAGCGGTATAGATGTAGCGAGTGAGGAGAAGAATGAAAATAGGCCGGAAAGCTCTGTTGTTGCCAATGGCAACGGTGCTTCTGAAGATCCAGGTTTTATTTGCGATTCTGAACAGCTGACTCAAGTGACTGTGCTGCAGCAAGGAACCCTTCGTCATGACTTGGACGAAGATGACAGACAGAGCATACAGTATAACGAAAAGAAAAGAACACCGTTATTGAGTGAGCAGGAGGAGACATGTGCTTCCTCCCACAGCTCTGATAAATCCCAGCAGGAGACGCACCGTGATACAGGTCagctttcctccaccttccctaaAAGTAGAGCTTCAAGACAGACGTTTGTGATCAGTAAGTTTGAAAAGGGTAACTTACTCTTAAACCAAAAGGATAAAGAAACCATTTGTGAAAAACTAGAAATTCCGAATGAATTTCCAGCAGCTGATCTTTCCACCAAAGATCATGGAAATCTCCATGCGCATGAGACCCGGAATATGTGCGTTGTGAAAGAGCCTGTCGCCGACAAACCTTCTCAGCAAAATGCATCCAAAGCGAATAAGAAGCTTAGGCAGAAAGCAAATCGGAAAACAGAAATCATTTCTCACACAAAGCAGAGGTCTGAGAATTATGATGACAGTGGCCCCGAACTTGAACTAGAAGACGTTTTCTTCCAAACTCAGCAGACTAAAGAAACCGTCCCCGGCAATGTTGGCGTCTCAAGTGAGTTCCGTGCACCAGCGCCCTCCATCAGAGATGACCGAAACCTATGCCATTGGGGGGTGCAGAATGGGAACTTAGATGATTATGGGACCCAGAATATGTTGGGCTTGAAAAAGCGTGTCACCAATATGCAGCCTGATCAGCAAAACGAATTGAAAGTCAATAAGAAGGTTAGGCAGAAAACCAATCGGAAAACAGAAGTAATTTCTAAAATAAACCAAATACATAAGGGCAATGTTAATGGTACACATGACCCTGAAATAGAAGACTTTTTCTTCCACGCCCCAAAGAATAAAGAAACTATTGCTGGAAATACAAAGGTCTCAAGTGAGTTTCAAACACTGGCTCTCTCCCCCCAAGATAATGGGAACTTGTACAACTGGGAGATCCCAAATGTGCTGGGTTTGCAAAAGCAGATCATAGATATGTACCCTGTGGAGAAAAATGAGTCCAAAGTCAATAAGAAGCTTAGACAGAAAGTGAGTCGGAAGACAGAAATAATTTCTGAAACGAACCATGTAGATAACGACAAAGGTGTCCATTGCCCGGGAAATGACAGCTTTGTGTTCCTAAACCAAAAGGAGAAAGCGGCCCTCCTTGAAAACCTGGAGGACTCAAGTGGGTTTCACACACCTGCTCTTTCTACCAAAGACACTGGCAACCTCTGTGATGATGGGACTCAGACAGGTCTGGGGGTGGAAAAGCCTGCCCCTGATATGCAGACTGCTGGTCAGAATGAATCAAAAATACACAAGAAGCTTGGGAAGAAGGTAGGTAGGAAGACAGAAGTCATTTCTGAAATGAACCAAATAAATGAGAATAACCTAGAGAGGGGTAACTTATTTTCTGTAACCCAGAAGGAGGACAAAACCATCCCTGAAAAGCTGGAAGATGCAAATGAGTTTCAACGAGCTGATTCTGCCCCCAGCGGTAATCGGCCCATCTGCGAGTATGACACCCAGAGCGTGCTGGGCTTGAGAAAGCATGTCCCTGCTCAGcaaaaggaacaaaaagtcaGTAAGAAGCCCAGGCAGAAAGCAAACCGGAAAACAGAAGTCATTTCTGAAGTGAACCAAATAACTGACTATAATAACCAATACGCATGTGCCCCAGTAAAAGGCGACTCCTTCTCCCTTAccccaagagagaaagaagactTTTTAGAAGACTTAGAAATCACAAACGAATTTCAAACAACTCATCTTGCCACCAAAGAGAATAGAAATGTATATGATTATGGAACCCAGAATATGTGGGGCTTGAAAAAGCGTGCCCCGGATAAGCAACCTGCTCAGCAACACGACTCAAAAGTAAATAAGAAATGTAGGCAGAGTCGGAAAACAGAAataatttctgaaataaaccaaATATATGAGGATAATGACAAAGACATGCATAGCCCAGACCGCCATACAAACCATCTCGATTTTAAAATAAGTAAGTCTAAACGGAGACGTGAAAGCCAGGACATTAACAATAGACCCTGTGTGGAAATCAACAGTAATGAAAAGGAAAACTGGGATCACATTTCAAATCCTTACCAACTAGTTAAAAAGCATAGAAAAGAGTCATGCAGCAAGGCAAAGACCATTGTAGCTAACTCTAAGCACAATCCCGCCTTGCCGATAACAGGTTCTTCACAGAATTCTCTCTCCGTAGAATTGGGCTTACAACAAGCTACCAGTGAGTCAGATTCTAATTCTAGAAAGGAACTTGAACTACCTAAGAACCCGAGGCAAAGCACTACAACTGTGAACAAGAAGAGAGAGTGCCCCTTTGTGGAAGTGAGAGAAGGAGGCTGCCAGGACCAAAAGGCAAATAAAATGACCTCCCGATCAAAGAAAAGGAAGACTGTGTGCAGCCCTTCTGGGAGTCTGGAGGTAATGGAGAGAAGGTCGTCCACTCTTCAGGGCAAGGCAGTCCAATTGGAACAAGTTGATAAGGACAAAAACTTGGACATTGAGAATATTATCAACACCAAGCTAGATTTTCACAGAAAGAAATCTAAGCCTTTGTCTCAGATACGTTTACCTCAAAGACAAGAGTCTTCCTTTAAAGCTGTTCTGGCGGATTCAGTACCATTGAGTTTTTCTCCTAGAAGATGTTCAATAACTGGAAGCTTTGACCTGGCAGACACATCAGTCCTTGAAGCCGGCAGTGATGTCCCTGTAAAGAAGGGAGAGGTGAGAGGGACCGTGAGCCGGAGGACACACCAGTCTGCAGCAG GTTATAGGATGCTACAGGACTTGACCAACACCAGCTTTGTTTCAAATCACACTCCTACATCTGAACATGTAGCAGAAGATGTAGCTTCAGAACTTCCAGGCAGAAGAAGAAGATGTGTTCCTCTCTCTTTAAAAGAGCCAAGCCTCAAAGG GAAGATGAGAAGATGA
- the SGO2 gene encoding shugoshin 2 isoform X1, which translates to MMESSSVLETGPLFTSGIKRYVKDRKISKTAKLNVSLASKIKTKIINNSSILKISLKHNNRALAQALSREKENSRSLTTEKMLLQKEVEKLNFENTFLRLKLNNLNKKLIEIEALMNNNLITAIEMSSLSEFHQSPFVLPSSQKTPVSTQHKLARLPFARVPLTSNDDDDNDDDRENMQKDSNFMSPATPDPYSLVSTKQPLSAQYPLEVTLLKEKKQNLQDLEDADILSKESHPHSEQSSQSALASEARPVQSVSHRKGQRSPSKVTERKKPVPARVSNEPTANTPCVAALDPQLLPSADVPWREEIPDQTQEANMKLPGEVQCLPASSSQSAGEPATEGVHRVQGNDDLQLQKTVYYDADMDLTAGEVSKIITVSTRIQTRSNKDTNGSEMKTFRRVKDSNSRKRTERLKGQVKSGIDVASEEKNENRPESSVVANGNGASEDPGFICDSEQLTQVTVLQQGTLRHDLDEDDRQSIQYNEKKRTPLLSEQEETCASSHSSDKSQQETHRDTGQLSSTFPKSRASRQTFVISKFEKGNLLLNQKDKETICEKLEIPNEFPAADLSTKDHGNLHAHETRNMCVVKEPVADKPSQQNASKANKKLRQKANRKTEIISHTKQRSENYDDSGPELELEDVFFQTQQTKETVPGNVGVSSEFRAPAPSIRDDRNLCHWGVQNGNLDDYGTQNMLGLKKRVTNMQPDQQNELKVNKKVRQKTNRKTEVISKINQIHKGNVNGTHDPEIEDFFFHAPKNKETIAGNTKVSSEFQTLALSPQDNGNLYNWEIPNVLGLQKQIIDMYPVEKNESKVNKKLRQKVSRKTEIISETNHVDNDKGVHCPGNDSFVFLNQKEKAALLENLEDSSGFHTPALSTKDTGNLCDDGTQTGLGVEKPAPDMQTAGQNESKIHKKLGKKVGRKTEVISEMNQINENNLERGNLFSVTQKEDKTIPEKLEDANEFQRADSAPSGNRPICEYDTQSVLGLRKHVPAQQKEQKVSKKPRQKANRKTEVISEVNQITDYNNQYACAPVKGDSFSLTPREKEDFLEDLEITNEFQTTHLATKENRNVYDYGTQNMWGLKKRAPDKQPAQQHDSKVNKKCRQSRKTEIISEINQIYEDNDKDMHSPDRHTNHLDFKISKSKRRRESQDINNRPCVEINSNEKENWDHISNPYQLVKKHRKESCSKAKTIVANSKHNPALPITGSSQNSLSVELGLQQATSESDSNSRKELELPKNPRQSTTTVNKKRECPFVEVREGGCQDQKANKMTSRSKKRKTVCSPSGSLEVMERRSSTLQGKAVQLEQVDKDKNLDIENIINTKLDFHRKKSKPLSQIRLPQRQESSFKAVLADSVPLSFSPRRCSITGSFDLADTSVLEAGSDVPVKKGEVRGTVSRRTHQSAAGYRMLQDLTNTSFVSNHTPTSEHVAEDVASELPGRRRRCVPLSLKEPSLKGKMRR; encoded by the exons TTCCATCAGAGCCCCTTTGTGCTGCCAAGCAGCCAGAAGACACCAGTCAGTACGCAGCACAAGCTGGCACGCCTTCCATTTGCAAG GGTTCCATTAACGTcaaatgatgatgatgacaatgaTGACGATCGAGAGAACATGCAGAAAGATAGCAACTTTATGTCACCGGCAACACCTGATCCTTACTCTTTGGTATCAACAAAGCAACCTTTATCAGCCCAATATCCCCTGGAAGTAACACTTCTTAAAGAAAAGAAGCAGAATTTGCAGGATTTAGAGGATGCAGATATACTTTCCAAAg AAAGCCATCCCCATTCAGAGCAAAGTTCTCAGAGTGCCCTGGCGAGTGAGGCACGCCCTGTGCAGTCTGTCAGCCACAGAAAGGGTCAGCGCTCTCCGAGTAAGGTGACGGAAAGAAAGAAGCCCGTGCCAGCGAGAGTGTCCAATGAGCCCACTGCAAACACCCCTTGTGTGGCAGCGTTAGATCCACAACTGCTTCCAAGTGCAGATGTCCCCTGGAGGGAGGAGATTCCTGACCAAACTCAGGAGGCCAATATGAAACTCCCAGGAGAGGTACAGTGCCTTCCTGCCTCGTCTTCCCAGTCTGCGGGTGAGCCTGCCACTGAGGGTGTTCACAGAGTCCAGGGGAACGATGACTTACAATTGCAGAAAACGGTGTATTACGATGCTGACATGGATTTAACTGCTGGTGAAGTAAGCAAGATTATTACAGTTTCAACACGCATCCAAACTAGAAGTAATAAAGACACAAATGGCTCTGAAATGAAAACTTTCAGAAGGGTGAAAGATTCAAACTCTAGAAAAAGGACAGAAAGATTAAAAGGACAAGTGAAGAGCGGTATAGATGTAGCGAGTGAGGAGAAGAATGAAAATAGGCCGGAAAGCTCTGTTGTTGCCAATGGCAACGGTGCTTCTGAAGATCCAGGTTTTATTTGCGATTCTGAACAGCTGACTCAAGTGACTGTGCTGCAGCAAGGAACCCTTCGTCATGACTTGGACGAAGATGACAGACAGAGCATACAGTATAACGAAAAGAAAAGAACACCGTTATTGAGTGAGCAGGAGGAGACATGTGCTTCCTCCCACAGCTCTGATAAATCCCAGCAGGAGACGCACCGTGATACAGGTCagctttcctccaccttccctaaAAGTAGAGCTTCAAGACAGACGTTTGTGATCAGTAAGTTTGAAAAGGGTAACTTACTCTTAAACCAAAAGGATAAAGAAACCATTTGTGAAAAACTAGAAATTCCGAATGAATTTCCAGCAGCTGATCTTTCCACCAAAGATCATGGAAATCTCCATGCGCATGAGACCCGGAATATGTGCGTTGTGAAAGAGCCTGTCGCCGACAAACCTTCTCAGCAAAATGCATCCAAAGCGAATAAGAAGCTTAGGCAGAAAGCAAATCGGAAAACAGAAATCATTTCTCACACAAAGCAGAGGTCTGAGAATTATGATGACAGTGGCCCCGAACTTGAACTAGAAGACGTTTTCTTCCAAACTCAGCAGACTAAAGAAACCGTCCCCGGCAATGTTGGCGTCTCAAGTGAGTTCCGTGCACCAGCGCCCTCCATCAGAGATGACCGAAACCTATGCCATTGGGGGGTGCAGAATGGGAACTTAGATGATTATGGGACCCAGAATATGTTGGGCTTGAAAAAGCGTGTCACCAATATGCAGCCTGATCAGCAAAACGAATTGAAAGTCAATAAGAAGGTTAGGCAGAAAACCAATCGGAAAACAGAAGTAATTTCTAAAATAAACCAAATACATAAGGGCAATGTTAATGGTACACATGACCCTGAAATAGAAGACTTTTTCTTCCACGCCCCAAAGAATAAAGAAACTATTGCTGGAAATACAAAGGTCTCAAGTGAGTTTCAAACACTGGCTCTCTCCCCCCAAGATAATGGGAACTTGTACAACTGGGAGATCCCAAATGTGCTGGGTTTGCAAAAGCAGATCATAGATATGTACCCTGTGGAGAAAAATGAGTCCAAAGTCAATAAGAAGCTTAGACAGAAAGTGAGTCGGAAGACAGAAATAATTTCTGAAACGAACCATGTAGATAACGACAAAGGTGTCCATTGCCCGGGAAATGACAGCTTTGTGTTCCTAAACCAAAAGGAGAAAGCGGCCCTCCTTGAAAACCTGGAGGACTCAAGTGGGTTTCACACACCTGCTCTTTCTACCAAAGACACTGGCAACCTCTGTGATGATGGGACTCAGACAGGTCTGGGGGTGGAAAAGCCTGCCCCTGATATGCAGACTGCTGGTCAGAATGAATCAAAAATACACAAGAAGCTTGGGAAGAAGGTAGGTAGGAAGACAGAAGTCATTTCTGAAATGAACCAAATAAATGAGAATAACCTAGAGAGGGGTAACTTATTTTCTGTAACCCAGAAGGAGGACAAAACCATCCCTGAAAAGCTGGAAGATGCAAATGAGTTTCAACGAGCTGATTCTGCCCCCAGCGGTAATCGGCCCATCTGCGAGTATGACACCCAGAGCGTGCTGGGCTTGAGAAAGCATGTCCCTGCTCAGcaaaaggaacaaaaagtcaGTAAGAAGCCCAGGCAGAAAGCAAACCGGAAAACAGAAGTCATTTCTGAAGTGAACCAAATAACTGACTATAATAACCAATACGCATGTGCCCCAGTAAAAGGCGACTCCTTCTCCCTTAccccaagagagaaagaagactTTTTAGAAGACTTAGAAATCACAAACGAATTTCAAACAACTCATCTTGCCACCAAAGAGAATAGAAATGTATATGATTATGGAACCCAGAATATGTGGGGCTTGAAAAAGCGTGCCCCGGATAAGCAACCTGCTCAGCAACACGACTCAAAAGTAAATAAGAAATGTAGGCAGAGTCGGAAAACAGAAataatttctgaaataaaccaaATATATGAGGATAATGACAAAGACATGCATAGCCCAGACCGCCATACAAACCATCTCGATTTTAAAATAAGTAAGTCTAAACGGAGACGTGAAAGCCAGGACATTAACAATAGACCCTGTGTGGAAATCAACAGTAATGAAAAGGAAAACTGGGATCACATTTCAAATCCTTACCAACTAGTTAAAAAGCATAGAAAAGAGTCATGCAGCAAGGCAAAGACCATTGTAGCTAACTCTAAGCACAATCCCGCCTTGCCGATAACAGGTTCTTCACAGAATTCTCTCTCCGTAGAATTGGGCTTACAACAAGCTACCAGTGAGTCAGATTCTAATTCTAGAAAGGAACTTGAACTACCTAAGAACCCGAGGCAAAGCACTACAACTGTGAACAAGAAGAGAGAGTGCCCCTTTGTGGAAGTGAGAGAAGGAGGCTGCCAGGACCAAAAGGCAAATAAAATGACCTCCCGATCAAAGAAAAGGAAGACTGTGTGCAGCCCTTCTGGGAGTCTGGAGGTAATGGAGAGAAGGTCGTCCACTCTTCAGGGCAAGGCAGTCCAATTGGAACAAGTTGATAAGGACAAAAACTTGGACATTGAGAATATTATCAACACCAAGCTAGATTTTCACAGAAAGAAATCTAAGCCTTTGTCTCAGATACGTTTACCTCAAAGACAAGAGTCTTCCTTTAAAGCTGTTCTGGCGGATTCAGTACCATTGAGTTTTTCTCCTAGAAGATGTTCAATAACTGGAAGCTTTGACCTGGCAGACACATCAGTCCTTGAAGCCGGCAGTGATGTCCCTGTAAAGAAGGGAGAGGTGAGAGGGACCGTGAGCCGGAGGACACACCAGTCTGCAGCAG GTTATAGGATGCTACAGGACTTGACCAACACCAGCTTTGTTTCAAATCACACTCCTACATCTGAACATGTAGCAGAAGATGTAGCTTCAGAACTTCCAGGCAGAAGAAGAAGATGTGTTCCTCTCTCTTTAAAAGAGCCAAGCCTCAAAGG GAAGATGAGAAGATGA